The nucleotide sequence TTCCCATAGTCCGTACTACGAGATAATATATGTTTCACAATTCATTGTCATATTAGCTACAGCATTCTGTTATCTCGGATTTGATGTGTTCTATGGCACCGTAATTCTGCACATTACCGCACAGTTAGAGAATCTGCAAACTCGTCTAGCGAGCATTAAATCGTCAGACCGTTTTGATCATGACTTAGCGGACATCGTGATGGATCACACTCGTTTGTCCAGGTATAATTCTCGTATACTGCTTCGatgttttttttctatttttatgcgaaatgttTCGAAGGTATATAATTGGTCAAAGATATGTTAAAAGAAGATTGATGATTTTTACTAATTACAAAGAAAAAATGATTCCCAATTTAAAAAGAAAGGATTGTTAAACGTTCGATCTTATGATGTTTCCATCGCGAACTTTTTAACATTCGATCGTACGACTATATTTTTATCATTGTTTTCATAACATCCTGTAGGAATCGCATTACTGCAGAAACTCTTGCAGATCTTTATTATAAACGGAAGAACTATTTACTTTGCAATAACAATAAATACACACAACGATAAAACAGGATGAAGCTTCGTTAACTGTCACGCAACTGTCTCTTTATGtagtataattatttatccatatTTACAAAAATTAACTTTAATTAACTGATACGCGTTACAACACAATGTAAGCGACAGTTAGCGATACAAGACTGATAATGAATCACAATTTATCGCTTTTCGGAAGGATGGCGATCATTGTTTGGGAATTTTTACAGTGCTGTCGACATAATGGAGAATACATACATGCTATTATTGCTCGTATTATTAATCTATTTCGGTGTATTTAATTGTGTCTACATATTTGAGATAGTTTTCGTAAGTAAATTAAGTGGGAGTAATTCTCTGTAATAAAACGGGAATAAAACGAGAgtaaagtaatagcaaaataaacattttccagGCGTTGACTGGTAAAGGCAAATTTGATTCTGCGGGAATATATTATTACGTTGGTTCCTACGTAAATACGCTTGCACAAATGACTCTTTACTGCGTCGCAGGACAACTTTTGACAACTCAAGTAAATGAAAACTTAAATTATTGGTTTATAATTTCCGAATGATTCTTGCCGTTAGTAATTAGCCACGTCGACAAGAATCATTGTTTCCAAAAAGTATCCAGTCCGTTTATCATTCACGATTATTGCATATAAAGTCTGAAGGTATGTTCGACGCTGCTTACGGATGCAACTGGACAAACCTGGAACCAAACGAAGCGAAAAATTTAGTTTTGATTATGCTGAGAGCTAAAAAGACGTTTTACCTAACCGCAGGCAAATTGTTTCCTATAAATATGCCGACATTGTGCAACGTAAGATGCTTTCCTTCTACGTCTTCGTTACCATTTTGAAACTGTAACATCTGTTTATCACTTTACATTTTTtcagatattaaaaatttcCCTCAGCTACATATCCTTTTTATTGACAAGAGTGTAGCAACAACGATCACCAATATTATCAGATTTTGATTATTATAGAAGATCGTGTACGTAGCATTTGATATCATCAAGAGTAATTATTACTTTACTTTTGTTAGTAATTTAGAAAAGGacgtaatatatttaaatatatacgtAAATATATTTGATGTTCTGACGTTCATTGCATTAATTAGAATTATTTCTCTTATTGCcaatttattttgtaattagTAGAGGTGTGCGAGAACCCGGGAATTCCCGAAACCCAATGTTTGGGTCGGGAATCGGGTCTGTGGACGGGATCCCGACAATATTCGGGATtctgaaaacattcgatttcctatgctaTCAATTACTGCAAAACAACACATCGCCGTACGTAGTACACAAACGACCAGCGAAAAGCTACTTTCAACAACTGGAAATATCGTTGAAATTgagagaaccaagctattacatacATGTAACACACGTAGAAAAATTAGTTGTTTTTACCCGAGAATTTAaaatcaaaatatatacatCTTACTTTTCTGGTATATTAATTTCGTTTAATGTTATAAGTTCCAAGGTTGaataaaatagacaattttgcaaAGTAAACTTTAACAACAGAAAAAATCTGAAACTAGAACCATATTCAAGGCAAGAAGAAATGCatacaaaaagaataaaaattttattatgaaattaattctgtaactatttttgtatttaataaaatagttaCGAATTTTCAATGTGCTTTCGATGAAGCGTTTGATCATAACTTAACGTTTCTACTTATTATATACACATGCATAACATGATTCTACATGCATAACatgattctacatgcaaaaataattcCAAGAAAAAAGAATCGTCATGTTTCATTCATTTCAATACATTATAACACATTAAAATCAACTTAATATTTGAGTGTGctacgaaaataaaaatatttaaagattTGTTTAAATTATAACTGGAGTACTCTACACTTTTAATATATAAGTACAAGTGTGggcatattttatatttttatgctGACAGCAATGCACATGTTACTAAAACTCAGAAGTGAGTACTGTCATCTTTGAGCATGCAATATGCTCCGAGGCTGCCAAAAACAAGTATGTACCTAACGTGGAACCCTACCGGTTCGTaatttcatttgttgacatTGTCATTTTGACCAATGGTAAACTTAAGTGAATTTAATAACCAATCAATCTTAATCCTGATCCATTCCAGCCATGGATTTAAGAATACATAATATTGACGGAGCGTTACGTCTAGGGGAGTCAGATTCGCGGTAAAGAGAGACTACATACACTTCGGTTGTTTTCGTGCGTTCTCGGTTATATTCGGACACATGGCCTGCATGGACCTAAGAATGGACGGAGTCTCTGGACGAAGGGGGTCTGAAATTCGCGATAAGGGGAGTCTACATGCACTTCGACTATTTTCGTACTTTCCGAGTGAATTTCAATCAAATTGAATACAGCCGGAGTGCATGTATGGCGAATCTCATTTTCCTCCTTGTCAAAAGTCAGGTTATATGTTCCGTCCATATATCCTTAGGTTCATGATTCCAATCgttaaaagtattttattttgttactgTACACATTTTTATTCCATTATTCAAAGAGTTTGTATCTTATCACAGATCTTCGCTGAGACAAGATTTTTGTTAGAATGACGGACACTATATTTTTAGCTTTCATTATATTTCTAACTAGATATACATTTTTGTAGTTCTTCAGTATTTGTTACTTCGAACTTTTGTTAGAATGACAGACACTATATTTttgcttttattatatttttaactaGATATACATTTTTGTAGTTCTTCAGTATTTGTTACtaaatttgttaattttatttttgtcaCGCCATATTATGTCATTTTATAATTTTGGATAAAAAAGGTGCAAAAAGtttgtaattgtaatttcagGTAATCCatagatgttaatttgtctttcaatttcatttgaaaattCACAATTGATGCATTGCAATCTTTGATAGAGCTAAATTCACCATAATATTACTTAGGGCTCATGCGCATTGTAATCGTTTTCGGAACAAAGTATGTACTAGAGTTTCCTCTCTGTAGAAGCTAATGTGACAAGGTCTGATCTTTCGTTTTCTTCTGGAAGAATCAAGCGTTTATTTAAGTGTCATTTTCTGTCagaatatttaattattcaaaGAACTATAGTAAAATGTTCGGACCAGGAGGTGCTCCGATCGTAGTTTTAAGTAAGTGAATACAATGTCCATGCCGAATTTCGTTTGTTTAGATACTCGAaccaaaaatctatttttctcaCGATGTCGTATGCTTCGATTATTGCAGGTCAGAATACGAGACGTGATTCCGGCCGGAAAGTACAAAGGGAAAATATTCAAGCCGGCAAGGTGAGTACTATCACTAATCCGTTGATTTACCATTTATGGTCTTCGATCGTCGGCACGCCCACGTGTTTTTTCCTCGACGAACATCTCGTTAATATGTACTATTTATAACTGTATTtactaaaattaataatttccgGTGCAATTTATAGTCCGGAAGTAAGTCATAAGTAAATTACTTCATTTATTGTAAACTTTTGCTGTTATATTAGAAACTtttgtaaaaatatattaaaatatttattttactgttgaaatagaaaaatagattcATTCTAATTATATTATCCTTTAAAGGCAATCGCAGATATCATTAGAACATGTCTAGGACCGCAAGCTATGTTAAAAATGTTAATGGATCCAATGGGAGGAATAGTCATGACCAACGATGGAAATGCTATACTACGTGAAATAACGGTACAACATCCTGCTGGAAAATCGATGATAGAAATTGCAAGAACTCAAGACGAAGAAGTTGGTGATGGTACAACGTCAGTTATTGTATTGGCAGGAGAAATTTTGGCCATAGCAGAACCTT is from Megalopta genalis isolate 19385.01 chromosome 4, iyMegGena1_principal, whole genome shotgun sequence and encodes:
- the LOC117218499 gene encoding odorant receptor 10 isoform X1, whose amino-acid sequence is MNMSLEAPEQADYKWAVTLNRYPLWLLGLWPPENNRGESLLDKLRAPVIFIFIQIFLIFPLGCVLLLQSQGLMMCLENIGYFTPCMISMMKFVIMYRNKTNFIPLLKMMASDWEKPKTDIERDVMIKRAAISRTFMKFCYSTFGPILFTMTVLPKLGISYRLTTNETAMFPFPSYYIIDVSHSPYYEIIYVSQFIVILATAFCYLGFDVFYGTVILHITAQLENLQTRLASIKSSDRFDHDLADIVMDHTRLSSAVDIMENTYMLLLLVLLIYFGVFNCVYIFEIVFALTGKGKFDSAGIYYYVGSYVNTLAQMTLYCVAGQLLTTQSEGMFDAAYGCNWTNLEPNEAKNLVLIMLRAKKTFYLTAGKLFPINMPTLCNILKISLSYISFLLTRV
- the LOC117218499 gene encoding odorant receptor 22b isoform X2; amino-acid sequence: MNMSLEAPEQADYKWAVTLNRYPLWLLGLWPPENNRGESLLDKLRAPVIFIFIQIFLIFPLGCVLLLQSQGLMMCLENIGYFTPCMISMMKFVIMYRNKTNFIPLLKMMASDWEKPKTDIERDVMIKRAAISRTFMKFCYSTFGPILFTMTVLPKLATAFCYLGFDVFYGTVILHITAQLENLQTRLASIKSSDRFDHDLADIVMDHTRLSSAVDIMENTYMLLLLVLLIYFGVFNCVYIFEIVFALTGKGKFDSAGIYYYVGSYVNTLAQMTLYCVAGQLLTTQSEGMFDAAYGCNWTNLEPNEAKNLVLIMLRAKKTFYLTAGKLFPINMPTLCNILKISLSYISFLLTRV